In Ipomoea triloba cultivar NCNSP0323 chromosome 15, ASM357664v1, one genomic interval encodes:
- the LOC116005903 gene encoding uncharacterized protein LOC116005903, whose translation MSNTNSTDVDELQQLGPVKPPRLIGPMDKFANQINPEYSLSSGKGKAKQRIIETFDKERSNQVKGYICRWAYEAAIPFDAFERDSFKLMVEAIGQYGPGAQGPNRYEMSEAYLKNDVDLAREALKVHEAEWKLYGCSIMTDALTNRKRRSIMNLCVNSRLDTENVVQIVTDNASNNMRAAKLLKERRPMIFWTCCATHSINILLENIAGLPMFKRVLEQAKSLTIFINAHHKTLTMMRSFTNKCDIARPGATSFASTFITLQSLADKKVELKAMFTNNEWDECKFAKTIEAKQAYSTVLSQTFWQGVELCLKVFAPLVNVLCIVDPDKKPSMGLVYGELMQAKEDIKKALNGVEKNYEPIIRIIEEKIKNRLDTPLHLMAFLLNPYYHYKDPLFHLDDAVSIGSVKFLEKYYFGDIEIQNKILKEELSKYKMKDGMFGKSIALKGCESNDEHYDPAMWWSTFGVGAPNLKRLAMKTLSLITSSFSECERN comes from the exons ATGAGTAATACTAATAGTACAGATGTTGATGAGTTGCAACAGCTTGGACCTGTGAAGCCACCTCGCCTAATTGGCCCTATGGATAAGTTTGCAAATCAAATTAATCCTGAATATTCTTTAAGTTCAGGAAAGGGCAAGGCGAAACAACGAATTATTGAGACATTTGACAAAGAAAGGAGTAACCAGGTGAAAGGGTACATATGTAGATGGGCCTATGAAGCTGCTATTCCATTTGATGCTTTTGAGAGAGATAGCTTCAAGTTGATGGTTGAAGCTATTGGTCAATATGGTCCGGGGGCTCAAGGACCAAATAGATATGAAATGAGTGAGGCGTATTTGAAAAATGATGTTGATCTAGCCCGAGAAGCTTTGAAGGTGCATGAAGCGGAGTGGAAACTATATGGCTGCTCAATTATGACCGATGCATTGACAAATAGGAAGAGAAGAAGTATCATGAACTTGTGTGTCAATTCAAGGTTGGACACA GAGAATGTTGTTCAAATTGTCACTGATAATGCCTCGAACAACATGAGAGCTGCTAAATTATTGAAAGAGAGGAGGCCAATGATATTTTGGACTTGTTGTGCAACTCATTCCATTAATATATTGCTTGAAAACATTGCAG GTTTACCAATGTTTAAAAGAGTTCTTGAACAAGCAAAGAGTTTGACTATCTTTATCAATGCACACCATAAAACATTGACAATGATGAGATCCTTTACAAATAAGTGTGACATAGCTAGGCCAGGTGCGACTAGTTTTGCTTCTACATTTATTACTTTACAAAGTTTAGCTGATAAGAAAGTTGAACTAAAAGCTATGTTTACAAATAATGAATGGGATGAATGTAAATTTGCCAAAACAATTGAAGCGAAACAGGCCTATTCTACTGTCTTGAGTCAGACATTTTGGCAAGGGGTGGAATTATGTTTGAAGGTTTTTGCACCATTGGTGAATGTGCTTTGTATTGTTGATCCGGATAAGAAACCTTCAATGGGATTAGTTTATGGTGAGCTTATGCAGGCCAAAGAAGACATTAAGAAGGCATTGAATGGAGTTGAAAAGAACTATGAGCCTATTATTAGAATAATCGAAGAGAAGATAAAAAATAGGCTAGACACCCCTCTTCATTTGATGGCTTTCTTGTTGAATCCTTATTACCATTATAAAGATCCTCTGTTTCATTTGGATGATGCTGTTTCTATTGGAAGCGTTAAGTTCCTCGAGAAATATTACTTTGGTGATATAGAAATACAAAACAAGATATTAAAGGAAGAATTGTCCAAGTATAAGATGAAAGATGGAATGTTTGGGAAATCAATTGCACTAAAAGGATGTGAGTCTAATGATGAGCACTATGATCCgg CAATGTGGTGGTCAACTTTTGGCGTAGGAGCTCCAAATTTGAAAAGATTAGCAATGAAGACTCTATCTCTTATTACTTCAAGTTTTTCGGAGTGTGAAAGGAATTAG
- the LOC116007062 gene encoding zinc finger CCCH domain-containing protein 20-like → MMMMIRQSTHPHQTVQVPPWDFVDDPTADIHSSFPWGGSNGGGNASANAVSPDSGFDALTALQRYLPSNVNDVVSDSDELDVPVDAFSCDQFRMYEFKVRKCARGRSHDWTECPFAHPGEKARRRDPRKFHYSGTACPEFRKGQCKNGDACEYAHGVFECWLHPARYRTQPCKDGTQCRRRVCFFAHTPDQLRVLPQASPRSHHAAEPCDSYDGSPSRRAGFDSLFNKAAFGSYSPPLSPQSESPPMSPSASISLNSVSGLVESMRNMQIGKGRMGISMSMSPPSWGLQIGSPRSPSTLRPVFMSLPNTPTQAPTRSGPGVFDLWETSCEEEPVMERVESGRDLRARMYARLSKENSLH, encoded by the coding sequence atgatgatgatgatcagaCAGTCTACTCATCCACATCAAACGGTGCAGGTCCCACCTTGGGATTTTGTAGACGATCCAACGGCTGATATCCACTCTTCTTTTCCATGGGGGGGCTCTAACGGCGGCGGCAATGCCAGCGCTAACGCCGTCAGTCCTGACTCTGGGTTCGACGCCTTGACGGCGCTGCAGCGTTACCTTCCGTCGAATGtgaacgacgtcgtttcggactCCGACGAGCTTGACGTTCCCGTCGACGCGTTCTCGTGCGATCAGTTCCGTATGTATGAGTTTAAGGTGAGGAAGTGCGCGCGGGGGAGATCGCATGACTGGACTGAGTGCCCGTTTGCGCATCCCGGCGAGAAGGCTCGCCGGAGGGATCCCCGGAAGTTTCACTATTCCGGGACGGCGTGCCCGGAGTTTAGGAAGGGGCAGTGTAAGAACGGAGACGCGTGTGAGTACGCGCACGGCGTGTTTGAGTGCTGGCTACACCCGGCGCGTTACCGCACGCAGCCTTGCAAGGATGGGACCCAGTGCCGCCGCCGTGTCTGTTTCTTCGCTCACACTCCCGATCAGCTCCGCGTTCTTCCTCAAGCGAGCCCCAGGAGCCACCACGCCGCCGAGCCGTGCGACTCCTACGACGGCTCGCCCAGCCGCCGCGCCGGATTCGATTCTCTCTTCAATAAGGCCGCGTTTGGCTCCTACTCCCCTCCGCTTTCTCCCCAGTCCGAGTCTCCCCCTATGTCCCCCAGCGCTTCCATTAGTCTCAACTCAGTGAGTGGACTCGTTGAGTCGATGCGTAACATGCAGATTGGGAAGGGCAGAATGGGCATAAGCATGAGCATGAGCCCACCGTCCTGGGGTCTCCAAATCGGGTCGCCCCGAAGCCCATCCACGCTCCGACCCGTTTTCATGAGCCTCCCCAACACTCCGACCCAAGCACCGACCCGATCCGGACCCGGCGTCTTTGACCTCTGGGAGACTTCCTGCGAAGAGGAACCGGTAATGGAGAGAGTGGAATCCGGAAGAGACCTTCGGGCAAGAATGTACGCTAGACTGAGCAAGGAGAACTCGCTGCACTGA
- the LOC116006306 gene encoding zinc finger CCCH domain-containing protein 5-like — protein sequence MTHRSSNSPDYAPRHSKNHPRLRTKVVAPPPDSEYEKLTFKCPYGGGSYLIARTTRGEHVNQYLNTNEQDVEQSMEGALSCSATETTCANRKEKRKVAKKDKRKQKRRELAEKLRIEEDACLNDPEEQRRVQLEEEAENQRLERERKEFEERERLFLEELARRKAEEEEEERIRAIEEEERLKQNQAACENEENDDEEWEYVEDGPPEIIWQGNEIIVKKNRVRVKKKDVEHLAVKEDPSRPTSNPLPPQSEAFDEYNNASTLSAQGLLENVAQQTPNFGTEQDKAHCPFHIKTGACRFGSHCSRIHFYPDKSCTLLVKNFFALQCTDEEVEHSYEEFYEDVHTEFLKFGEIVNFKVCRNSSSHLRGNVYVQYKSLDSAVLAYQSINGRYFAGKQITCEFVSVMLNGELHISYINQRHNTYLYKTIQY from the exons ATGACACATCGGAGTAGCAATAGCCCCGATTACGCACCAAGGCATAGCAAAAACCACCCCCGATTACGAACCAAGGTAGTAGCCCCACCCCCAGACTCGGAGTATGAGAAATTAACCTTTAAATGCCCATATGGTGGAGGATCCTATCTCATTGCACGAACCACACGCGGGGAACATGTAAATCAAT ATCTGAATACGAATGAACAAGACGTCGAGCAATCCATGGAGGGCGCGCTGAGTTGCTCAGCAACAGAGACGACATGTGCGAACAGGAAGGAGAAGAGAAAAGTGGCAAAGAAGGACAAGAGGAAGCAGAAGAGGAGGGAGCTGGCAGAGAAGTTACGAATAGAAGAGGACGCTTGCCTCAACGATCCGGAGGAGCAGCGCAGGGTTCAGCTGGAGGAGGAGGCGGAGAATCAGAggctagagagagaaaggaaggAGTTCGAGGAGAGAGAGCGGCTATTTCTCGAGGAACTAGCTCGCAGAAAAgctgaggaggaagaagaagagcgGATAAGAGCtattgaagaagaagagaggTTGAAACAAAACCAG GCTGCCTGTGAAAACGAagaaaatgatgatgaagagTGGGAATATGTAGAAGATGGGCCTCCTGAAATCATATGGCAAGGAAACGAGATAATTGTCAAGAAAAACAGAGTTAGAGTGAAAAAGAAAGATGTGGAACATCTGGCAGTTAAAGAG GATCCGTCTAGGCCAACTTCAAATCCTTTACCTCCACAATCTGAAGCATTTGACGAATACAATAATGCTTCCACACTTTCAGCCCAAGGGCTGTTGGAAAATGTTGCTCAACAGACTCCAAATTTTGGGACAGAACAA GATAAAGCTCATTGTCCTTTCCACATCAAAACTGGAGCTTGTCGCTTTGGGTCACACTGCAGCCGGATTCACTTTTATCCTGACAAATCCTGCACATTACTTGTGAAAAAC TTCTTTGCTCTCCAGTGCACAGATGAGGAGGTTGAACATAGTTATGAAGAATTTTATGAGGATGTGCATACAGAATTTTTGAAGTTTGGAGAGATAGTAAATTTCAAG GTATGCAGAAACAGTTCATCCCATTTACGGGGGAATGTCTATGTGCAGTATAAATCATTGGATTCCGCTGTGCTTGCTTATCAATCTATAAATGGTCGTTATTTTGCTGGCAAACAG ATTACATGTGAATTTGTTAGCGTGATGTTGAATGGAGAACTccatatttcatatattaatcAAAGGCATAacacctatttatacaagactATACAATACTAA